One Gossypium raimondii isolate GPD5lz chromosome 3, ASM2569854v1, whole genome shotgun sequence genomic window carries:
- the LOC105795254 gene encoding B3 domain-containing protein Os01g0234100 isoform X2 — MERVEEIQANLAGRFPSCMKTMVRSNVTHGFWLHLPMPFCKLHMPKQDTTIILEDESGEEYKASYIAQRTALSAGWKAFSADHKLVEGDVLVFHLVGSSKFKVYIVRAFKSSEVDRCFRSLEVDIQAKPIRSIRMKRTKRPSKKAKCLELLPLDPPDDNVENKSLMVLDTDSEHLTDRYDNDNKDPSSGLDDGIKSLASVIDFKEIKSIDNFIIIVNGSRIDSELSEYHRTKYYELCCSQNSFLHDNLLESISSKLALEIITQIINIAEAIRACKISTSQADYTLWDKTLKGFELLGMNVGFLRAKLNRLNTLSLELQQGVNMERCKEQDHMKEEKKSLEQKLVKLKDAMHKLDTEIETLKENAEKYELIFREEVTAAW; from the exons ATGGAGCGAGTGGAGGAGATTCAAGCGAATCTAGCTGGTAGATTCCCGAGCTGTATGAAGACCATGGTTCGCTCGAATGTTACACATGGATTTTGGCTG CATCTTCCTATGCCTTTCTGCAAATTGCATATGCCAAAACAAGATACGACCATAATTTTGGAAGATGAAAGTGGGGAAGAATATAAAGCATCTTACATTGCACAAAGGACGGCATTGAGTGCCGGCTGGAAAGCATTCTCGGCTGATCATAAATTAGTCGAGGGAGACGTTCTAGTTTTCCATCTGGTTGGTTCTTCGAAATTTAAG GTTTACATAGTCCGAGCATTCAAAtctagtgaagtagatcgatGTTTTAGGTCTCTAGAAGTGGATATCCAAGCGAAGCCAATTCGTTCAA TTCGTATGAAGAGGACAAAGAGACCCTCTAAGAAGGCCAAGTGTTTGGAGCTTCTCCCACTCGACCCACCAGATGACAATGTCGAAAATAAGAGTCTAATGGTATTAGACACCGATAGTGAGCATTTAACCGATCGATATGATAATGACAACAAGGATCCTAGCTCGGGTCTCGACGATGGTATCAAATCTTTGGCGTCCGTTATTGATTTTAAAGAGATCAAAAGCATTGACAACTTCATCATTATAGTGAACGGTTCGAGAATAGACTCTGAGCTTTCAGAGTACCATAGAACTAAGTACTATGAGCTTTGTTGTAGTCAGAACTCGTTCCTCCACGATAATCTTCTCGAGAGTATTAGTAGTAAATTGGCACTTGAAATAATCACACAGATTATCAACATTGCAGAAGCTATTAGAGCCTGTAAAATTTCTACCTCTCAAGCAGATTATACTCTTTGGGACAAGACTCTAAAAGGCTTTGAGTTATTAGGCATGAATGTCGGGTTTCTTCGAGCTAAATTGAACCGGTTGAATACCCTTTCCTTAGAATTACAGCAGGGTGTGAATATGGAGAGGTGTAAAGAGCAAGATCAcatgaaagaagagaaaaaatcaCTTGAACAGAAGCTTGTGAAACTCAAAGATGCTATGCATAAGCTCGATACCGAGATAGAAACCTTGAAAGAAAACGCCGAGAAATATGAGCTTATATTTCGGGAAGAGGTTACAGCCGCATGGTGA
- the LOC105795255 gene encoding B3 domain-containing protein Os01g0234100 isoform X1: protein MMMNTNMKIKIEEEEEELFDDEGNDRLPISQLFQLLQQRQSISMQENIRDCRQKASRKRPRDKNYNDHVVKGTKRVSEQDFAKSPVIERAEQVQANLSAEFPSFFKIMIPSVVCRGFWMSLPKEFCQLNLPNHDATVILVGETGKEYRINFLVQRKALSGGWKKFSKEHGLLVGDALVFHLIRPSKFKVYIVRMNGLDEIDAALGLLRLQSSANQTGIYAAGKNNSRPFCNDINQYEVHKYGRSFLRAQENQSENGTLDVGSSKVEGIRFTKTVSIADAIRASEISTLRSGFVPWDNALNSFDFLGTDVGSLHKRVRHVLSHTFESKPELKLKYKEAKLERAYAEQETKSLESDLSGKKEEMQRLDAEIDALTVNAKRYELMFEAAANAPW, encoded by the exons ATGATGATGAATACCAACATGAAAATCaagattgaagaagaagaagaagaactaTTTGATGATGAAGGAAATGACCGTCTCCCCATTTCTCAACTTTTCCAGCTCCTTCAACAACGCCAATCCATTTCCATG CAGGAAAATATTCGTGATTGTCGACAGAAAGCTTCCAG GAAGAGACCTAGGGATAAGAACTATAATGATCATGTTGTTAAGGGTACCAAAAGGGTATCAGAACAAGATTTTGCAAAATCCCCTGTAATAGAGAGAGCAGAACAGGTTCAAGCTAATCTTTCAGCTGAATTCCCTAGCTTCTTTAAGATCATGATCCCATCAGTGGTTTGCCGTGGGTTTTGGATG TCATTACCTAAGGAATTTTGCCAACTGAATCTGCCTAATCATGATGCTACTGTGATCTTGGTTGGTGAAACTGGAAAAGAATACAGAATCAATTTTCTTGTTCAAAGGAAGGCTTTGAGTGGTGGGTGGAAAAAGTTTTCCAAAGAACATGGTTTACTTGTTGGGGATGCTTTAGTTTTCCATTTGATCAGGCCTTCCAAGTTTAAG gTATATATTGTGAGAATGAATGGCTTAGATGAAATAGATGCAGCTCTTGGCCTACTCAGATTACAAAGCAGTGCAAATCAGACAGGCATTT ATGCTGCAGGAAAGAACAATTCAAGGCCTTTTTGCAATGATATAAATCAATATGAAGTCCATAAGTATGGCAGGTCTTTTCTTAGGGCCCAAGAAAACCAGTCAGAGAATGGCACTTTGGATGTTGGCTCCAGTAAAGTGGAAGGCATTAGGTTTACTAAGACTGTTAGCATTGCAGATGCCATTAGAGCTTCCGAGATTTCCACCCTGCGATCTGGTTTCGTGCCGTGGGACAACGCTTTGAACAGCTTCGATTTTCTAGGAACCGATGTTGGTTCTTTACACAAAAGGGTACGCCATGTACTTAGCCATACTTTTGAATCAAAACCGGAACTGAAATTGAAGTACAAGGAAGCCAAACTCGAGAGAGCTTATGCAGAACAAGAAACAAAGTCTCTCGAATCGGATCTTTCGGGGAAAAAAGAGGAAATGCAAAGGCTGGATGCTGAAATAGATGCTTTGACAGTGAATGCCAAGAGATATGAACTAATGTTTGAAGCAGCTGCTAATGCTCCATGGTGA
- the LOC105795255 gene encoding B3 domain-containing protein Os01g0234100 isoform X2: MMMNTNMKIKIEEEEEELFDDEGNDRLPISQLFQLLQQRQSISMENIRDCRQKASRKRPRDKNYNDHVVKGTKRVSEQDFAKSPVIERAEQVQANLSAEFPSFFKIMIPSVVCRGFWMSLPKEFCQLNLPNHDATVILVGETGKEYRINFLVQRKALSGGWKKFSKEHGLLVGDALVFHLIRPSKFKVYIVRMNGLDEIDAALGLLRLQSSANQTGIYAAGKNNSRPFCNDINQYEVHKYGRSFLRAQENQSENGTLDVGSSKVEGIRFTKTVSIADAIRASEISTLRSGFVPWDNALNSFDFLGTDVGSLHKRVRHVLSHTFESKPELKLKYKEAKLERAYAEQETKSLESDLSGKKEEMQRLDAEIDALTVNAKRYELMFEAAANAPW, translated from the exons ATGATGATGAATACCAACATGAAAATCaagattgaagaagaagaagaagaactaTTTGATGATGAAGGAAATGACCGTCTCCCCATTTCTCAACTTTTCCAGCTCCTTCAACAACGCCAATCCATTTCCATG GAAAATATTCGTGATTGTCGACAGAAAGCTTCCAG GAAGAGACCTAGGGATAAGAACTATAATGATCATGTTGTTAAGGGTACCAAAAGGGTATCAGAACAAGATTTTGCAAAATCCCCTGTAATAGAGAGAGCAGAACAGGTTCAAGCTAATCTTTCAGCTGAATTCCCTAGCTTCTTTAAGATCATGATCCCATCAGTGGTTTGCCGTGGGTTTTGGATG TCATTACCTAAGGAATTTTGCCAACTGAATCTGCCTAATCATGATGCTACTGTGATCTTGGTTGGTGAAACTGGAAAAGAATACAGAATCAATTTTCTTGTTCAAAGGAAGGCTTTGAGTGGTGGGTGGAAAAAGTTTTCCAAAGAACATGGTTTACTTGTTGGGGATGCTTTAGTTTTCCATTTGATCAGGCCTTCCAAGTTTAAG gTATATATTGTGAGAATGAATGGCTTAGATGAAATAGATGCAGCTCTTGGCCTACTCAGATTACAAAGCAGTGCAAATCAGACAGGCATTT ATGCTGCAGGAAAGAACAATTCAAGGCCTTTTTGCAATGATATAAATCAATATGAAGTCCATAAGTATGGCAGGTCTTTTCTTAGGGCCCAAGAAAACCAGTCAGAGAATGGCACTTTGGATGTTGGCTCCAGTAAAGTGGAAGGCATTAGGTTTACTAAGACTGTTAGCATTGCAGATGCCATTAGAGCTTCCGAGATTTCCACCCTGCGATCTGGTTTCGTGCCGTGGGACAACGCTTTGAACAGCTTCGATTTTCTAGGAACCGATGTTGGTTCTTTACACAAAAGGGTACGCCATGTACTTAGCCATACTTTTGAATCAAAACCGGAACTGAAATTGAAGTACAAGGAAGCCAAACTCGAGAGAGCTTATGCAGAACAAGAAACAAAGTCTCTCGAATCGGATCTTTCGGGGAAAAAAGAGGAAATGCAAAGGCTGGATGCTGAAATAGATGCTTTGACAGTGAATGCCAAGAGATATGAACTAATGTTTGAAGCAGCTGCTAATGCTCCATGGTGA
- the LOC105795254 gene encoding B3 domain-containing protein Os01g0234100 isoform X1 encodes MGTKIDEPQIPEMSLDPPEITNPQPNVMERVEEIQANLAGRFPSCMKTMVRSNVTHGFWLHLPMPFCKLHMPKQDTTIILEDESGEEYKASYIAQRTALSAGWKAFSADHKLVEGDVLVFHLVGSSKFKVYIVRAFKSSEVDRCFRSLEVDIQAKPIRSIRMKRTKRPSKKAKCLELLPLDPPDDNVENKSLMVLDTDSEHLTDRYDNDNKDPSSGLDDGIKSLASVIDFKEIKSIDNFIIIVNGSRIDSELSEYHRTKYYELCCSQNSFLHDNLLESISSKLALEIITQIINIAEAIRACKISTSQADYTLWDKTLKGFELLGMNVGFLRAKLNRLNTLSLELQQGVNMERCKEQDHMKEEKKSLEQKLVKLKDAMHKLDTEIETLKENAEKYELIFREEVTAAW; translated from the exons ATGGGAACCAAAATAGATGAACCTCAGATTCCTGAAATGTCGTTGGATCCTCCTGAAATTACTAACCCACAA CCTAATGTTATGGAGCGAGTGGAGGAGATTCAAGCGAATCTAGCTGGTAGATTCCCGAGCTGTATGAAGACCATGGTTCGCTCGAATGTTACACATGGATTTTGGCTG CATCTTCCTATGCCTTTCTGCAAATTGCATATGCCAAAACAAGATACGACCATAATTTTGGAAGATGAAAGTGGGGAAGAATATAAAGCATCTTACATTGCACAAAGGACGGCATTGAGTGCCGGCTGGAAAGCATTCTCGGCTGATCATAAATTAGTCGAGGGAGACGTTCTAGTTTTCCATCTGGTTGGTTCTTCGAAATTTAAG GTTTACATAGTCCGAGCATTCAAAtctagtgaagtagatcgatGTTTTAGGTCTCTAGAAGTGGATATCCAAGCGAAGCCAATTCGTTCAA TTCGTATGAAGAGGACAAAGAGACCCTCTAAGAAGGCCAAGTGTTTGGAGCTTCTCCCACTCGACCCACCAGATGACAATGTCGAAAATAAGAGTCTAATGGTATTAGACACCGATAGTGAGCATTTAACCGATCGATATGATAATGACAACAAGGATCCTAGCTCGGGTCTCGACGATGGTATCAAATCTTTGGCGTCCGTTATTGATTTTAAAGAGATCAAAAGCATTGACAACTTCATCATTATAGTGAACGGTTCGAGAATAGACTCTGAGCTTTCAGAGTACCATAGAACTAAGTACTATGAGCTTTGTTGTAGTCAGAACTCGTTCCTCCACGATAATCTTCTCGAGAGTATTAGTAGTAAATTGGCACTTGAAATAATCACACAGATTATCAACATTGCAGAAGCTATTAGAGCCTGTAAAATTTCTACCTCTCAAGCAGATTATACTCTTTGGGACAAGACTCTAAAAGGCTTTGAGTTATTAGGCATGAATGTCGGGTTTCTTCGAGCTAAATTGAACCGGTTGAATACCCTTTCCTTAGAATTACAGCAGGGTGTGAATATGGAGAGGTGTAAAGAGCAAGATCAcatgaaagaagagaaaaaatcaCTTGAACAGAAGCTTGTGAAACTCAAAGATGCTATGCATAAGCTCGATACCGAGATAGAAACCTTGAAAGAAAACGCCGAGAAATATGAGCTTATATTTCGGGAAGAGGTTACAGCCGCATGGTGA